A genomic region of Leptolyngbya sp. NIES-2104 contains the following coding sequences:
- a CDS encoding site-2 protease family protein, whose protein sequence is MQSGWRVGSLFGIPLLIDPSWFFILVIVTLGNALRWQVRYPDWGTPVAWGTGFAMALALFASVLLHELGHSLVAKFQGIQVQSITLFFFGGIASIAQEPKTPGKAFQVAIAGPAVSFAIFLLLTLVTVFAPNTEMPLSVMVRDLAALNLLLTLFNMIPALPLDGGQVLKTIVWKLTGSQIKGIRTAAKIGRFLGTIAIVWGTAVVFGLVRMPGLGAGTGLWAALIGWFVVQNASAYDRITELQEAMLKVKAEDAMTRDFRVLDAGMPLRKFADDYLISDVRAPIYYAASNGRYRGVVNAEDLQRIERSEWETRTLLDIVHPLTEVATVQESTSIVEIIQMLENQSLARVTVLSPAGAVSGVIDRGDIVKAIALKMNLRISDAAIKQIKEEGAYPPGLQLGAIAQAAAELR, encoded by the coding sequence ATGCAATCCGGTTGGCGAGTTGGGTCACTCTTTGGCATTCCATTGCTGATTGACCCGTCCTGGTTTTTTATCCTTGTGATTGTCACTTTGGGCAATGCCCTCCGGTGGCAAGTGCGCTATCCCGACTGGGGCACTCCGGTAGCTTGGGGCACAGGATTCGCAATGGCGTTGGCTTTATTCGCCTCGGTGCTGCTGCATGAATTAGGTCACAGTTTGGTGGCGAAATTTCAAGGCATTCAAGTACAGTCGATTACACTGTTCTTCTTTGGCGGAATTGCCTCGATCGCTCAAGAGCCGAAAACTCCCGGCAAAGCGTTCCAAGTGGCGATCGCAGGTCCAGCCGTCAGCTTTGCAATCTTTCTTTTGCTGACTCTGGTCACGGTATTCGCTCCGAATACAGAAATGCCGCTGAGTGTCATGGTGCGAGATTTAGCGGCGCTTAATTTGCTGTTGACGCTGTTTAATATGATCCCTGCCTTGCCGCTGGATGGGGGACAGGTCTTGAAAACGATCGTTTGGAAACTGACCGGTAGCCAGATTAAAGGCATTCGGACTGCCGCGAAAATCGGTCGATTCTTGGGAACGATCGCGATCGTCTGGGGTACAGCGGTTGTGTTTGGTCTTGTGAGAATGCCCGGTTTAGGGGCTGGAACTGGATTATGGGCAGCGTTGATCGGTTGGTTTGTAGTGCAGAATGCGAGTGCCTACGATCGCATTACAGAACTGCAAGAAGCGATGCTGAAGGTGAAGGCTGAAGATGCGATGACTCGTGATTTTCGGGTGCTGGATGCGGGAATGCCGCTGCGGAAATTTGCGGATGATTATTTGATTAGTGATGTTCGCGCCCCGATTTATTATGCGGCATCGAATGGGCGATATCGGGGAGTCGTGAATGCTGAGGATCTTCAGCGGATCGAGCGGAGCGAATGGGAAACGAGAACGCTTCTGGACATTGTGCATCCGTTGACGGAAGTTGCAACGGTGCAGGAATCGACCTCGATCGTTGAAATTATCCAGATGTTGGAGAACCAGAGTTTGGCGCGGGTGACGGTGTTATCGCCAGCGGGAGCCGTTTCGGGTGTGATTGATCGGGGCGATATTGTAAAAGCGATCGCGCTGAAGATGAATTTGAGAATTTCGGATGCGGCGATCAAACAAATTAAGGAAGAAGGAGCCTACCCGCCCGGATTGCAATTAGGCGCGATCGCACAGGCGGCGGCGGAATTACGGTAA